From Companilactobacillus heilongjiangensis, one genomic window encodes:
- a CDS encoding ABC-F family ATP-binding cassette domain-containing protein has product MKTLNISNASKSFGDRTLFTDVTFTINEGDRIGLLGLNGTGKTTLLDGIVNNSDLNTIDMEKPKDFKISYLKQQPDLDEKSTVIDAVFNGSGEKFQLIRQYENSLAQFNMNSTDEKIQKEFFKLQEKMNAAEAWQMESDVKSILNKLGITELEKKIGELSGGQQRRVALAETLISEADLLILDEPTNHLDYEAIDWLQSYLSKYKGSVLFVTHDRYFLNEVATRIFELENRNVTEYDGNYEKYLQQKADNEEIYASVQHHKTQLYKQELNWMRAGVKARGTKQQARKDRFTDLKEDLQDKPDVQKEMSIDIAQQRLGNDVFDIKHASLKFDKHVILNDFNYLVSRGDRIGITGANGSGKTTFLNTIVQQIPLDSGEIKTGQTVKIGYYTQHTRDMDPEKRVIRYLESIGQGVQNNDGSHMSASQMLDTFKFDHQMQGAFIRELSGGEKRRLYLLAILMDQPNVLLLDEPTNNLDIETLTILENYLESFKGTVLAVSHDRYFLDKVAGKLLIFEGQGEIQESYDSYSGYLQKETEAKQAKHHEDKAQKHEEVKQRAEDTQKSEPKKKLTYAEQIEFDKLEPKIEKLDDEMAELKQQLNDSSNDYEKLMDFQRELDEKTAESDKLMDRWEYLGQFI; this is encoded by the coding sequence TTGAAAACCTTAAACATCTCAAATGCATCAAAATCATTCGGTGACAGAACGCTTTTCACCGACGTAACTTTTACAATTAATGAAGGCGACCGTATCGGTTTGCTTGGTTTGAACGGAACTGGTAAGACAACTTTGCTTGATGGGATTGTCAATAACAGCGACCTCAATACGATTGATATGGAAAAGCCCAAGGATTTTAAAATTTCATATCTAAAGCAGCAGCCTGACTTGGACGAAAAATCAACAGTTATTGATGCTGTCTTTAACGGTAGCGGTGAAAAATTTCAATTGATTCGTCAATACGAAAATTCACTGGCTCAATTCAATATGAATTCAACTGACGAGAAGATTCAAAAAGAATTCTTTAAGTTACAAGAGAAAATGAACGCTGCCGAAGCTTGGCAAATGGAGTCAGATGTTAAGTCAATTTTGAACAAACTAGGTATTACTGAGTTAGAGAAGAAAATTGGCGAATTATCTGGTGGTCAACAACGTCGTGTTGCTTTGGCAGAAACGCTGATTTCTGAAGCTGACCTCTTGATTTTGGACGAGCCAACCAACCACCTGGATTACGAAGCTATCGATTGGTTGCAAAGTTATCTAAGTAAGTATAAGGGTTCAGTCTTATTCGTAACCCATGATCGTTATTTCTTGAATGAGGTTGCAACTAGAATTTTTGAATTGGAAAATCGTAATGTTACTGAATATGACGGTAACTATGAGAAATATTTGCAACAAAAAGCTGATAATGAAGAGATTTATGCTTCGGTACAACACCATAAGACACAATTGTATAAGCAAGAGTTGAACTGGATGCGTGCTGGTGTTAAAGCTCGTGGAACTAAGCAACAAGCCAGAAAAGACCGTTTTACTGATTTGAAGGAAGACTTACAAGATAAGCCGGATGTTCAAAAAGAAATGTCAATCGACATTGCCCAACAACGTCTTGGTAACGATGTTTTCGATATCAAACATGCCAGTCTTAAATTTGATAAACATGTTATCCTAAATGATTTCAATTACTTAGTTTCTCGTGGAGATCGTATCGGTATTACTGGTGCCAATGGTTCTGGTAAGACAACCTTTTTGAATACGATTGTGCAACAAATTCCACTTGATTCTGGTGAAATCAAAACTGGTCAAACAGTTAAAATTGGTTATTACACGCAACACACACGTGATATGGATCCGGAAAAACGTGTTATTCGTTACTTGGAATCAATTGGTCAAGGTGTTCAAAATAATGATGGATCACACATGTCAGCTTCACAAATGCTCGATACATTTAAGTTTGACCACCAAATGCAAGGTGCCTTTATCAGAGAATTATCTGGTGGTGAGAAACGTCGTTTATACCTACTAGCTATTTTGATGGATCAACCAAATGTCTTATTACTTGATGAGCCGACTAACAACTTGGATATCGAGACTTTGACAATTTTGGAAAATTATCTCGAAAGTTTCAAGGGAACTGTTTTGGCCGTTTCTCATGACCGTTATTTCTTGGATAAAGTTGCTGGCAAATTGTTGATTTTTGAAGGTCAAGGTGAGATTCAAGAAAGTTATGATTCTTACTCAGGCTATTTGCAAAAGGAAACTGAAGCTAAACAAGCTAAGCATCATGAAGATAAAGCTCAAAAGCATGAAGAAGTAAAACAACGTGCTGAAGATACACAAAAATCTGAACCAAAGAAGAAATTAACTTACGCGGAACAGATAGAATTTGATAAGCTCGAGCCAAAAATTGAGAAACTTGACGATGAAATGGCCGAACTAAAGCAACAATTGAATGATTCATCGAATGATTATGAAAAACTGATGGATTTCCAAAGAGAACTTGACGAAAAGACTGCTGAGTCTGATAAGTTGATGGATCGTTGGGAATATTTAGGTCAATTTATTTAG
- the trhA gene encoding PAQR family membrane homeostasis protein TrhA, whose protein sequence is MSKKRNFSRAYLITDQVFSAVTHGIGIILAIIGSVFLLIKGFHQGNPLNITAYFIYAFTLFFLYLSSTLFHSLYFTRAKGVFQIFDHSSIFLMIAGTYTPYCLIALHSAFGYSILAFIWLLAIGGILYKIFNVGRFKYFETLLYVLMGWAIIIAMKPLYQAIGATGIWLLVAGGIAFTLGACLYLMKNLRYIHVIWHIFVMIGTALMYFSVYLYVI, encoded by the coding sequence ATGTCAAAAAAACGTAACTTCTCAAGAGCCTATTTGATCACTGACCAAGTGTTCAGTGCTGTAACTCATGGAATCGGCATCATTTTAGCGATAATCGGATCAGTATTTCTACTGATTAAAGGCTTTCATCAAGGTAATCCGCTCAATATTACGGCTTACTTTATATATGCGTTCACGCTGTTCTTCTTATATTTGAGTTCAACACTCTTCCATAGCTTGTATTTCACGCGAGCTAAAGGTGTCTTTCAAATTTTTGATCACAGTTCAATCTTTTTAATGATTGCTGGAACGTACACACCGTACTGCCTGATTGCTCTACATTCAGCTTTTGGTTACAGTATTCTCGCTTTCATCTGGCTACTAGCAATTGGCGGCATCCTTTACAAGATATTCAATGTTGGACGTTTCAAATACTTTGAAACCCTCTTGTACGTCTTGATGGGTTGGGCCATTATTATTGCTATGAAACCACTGTATCAAGCAATTGGTGCTACTGGTATTTGGCTATTAGTTGCCGGTGGTATAGCTTTTACATTGGGTGCATGTCTGTACTTGATGAAAAATCTCAGATACATTCACGTCATCTGGCACATTTTCGTTATGATTGGTACAGCCTTAATGTACTTCTCAGTTTATCTTTATGTTATTTAA
- a CDS encoding CCA tRNA nucleotidyltransferase, with amino-acid sequence MQIKQLPADFIEALPVLEEIERAGYEAYFVGGSVRDHILGLPIHDVDIATSAYPEEIKEIFKRTVDTGIQHGTVTVLMGDDSYEITTFRTESGYQDYRRPDKVTFVRSLSDDLKRRDFTINALAVDRNGNVIDQFDGLKDLDQHIIRAVGKAEERFHEDALRMMRAVRFQAQLNFKVEKNTAQAISDNAPLLEKIAVERIREEFVKLMLSESWQNGFSDFLELGLSEYCPDFKGKKMELEELLDVHDQTFSDEDAAWSAIGYVLSLNHQEFNRLLRDWKVSNKTREASLNTLNLLHLFENQDYDLWNIYKLGIDNLPRTVQLCQMFLIEFDYTDLQKQVDNISIKNSHDLALTGKDICEILGVKPGPIIGKSMSQIERAVVEGNVSNNFDDLRHYLLSNQ; translated from the coding sequence ATGCAAATCAAACAACTTCCTGCGGATTTTATTGAAGCACTACCAGTTTTAGAAGAAATTGAACGAGCCGGTTACGAGGCTTATTTTGTCGGAGGAAGTGTGCGCGATCACATTTTAGGGTTACCGATCCACGATGTCGATATTGCTACGAGTGCTTATCCAGAAGAAATTAAAGAAATTTTTAAACGTACTGTTGATACGGGAATCCAACATGGAACGGTCACGGTTTTAATGGGGGATGACTCCTATGAAATCACGACTTTTAGAACTGAATCGGGTTATCAGGATTATCGCCGTCCAGACAAGGTGACATTCGTTAGGTCATTATCAGATGATTTGAAACGACGTGATTTTACAATCAATGCACTGGCTGTTGATCGTAACGGAAATGTCATTGACCAATTTGACGGGCTGAAAGATCTTGATCAACATATCATCCGGGCGGTTGGTAAAGCTGAAGAACGTTTTCATGAAGATGCGTTGAGAATGATGCGTGCAGTTCGTTTTCAAGCTCAATTGAACTTTAAAGTTGAGAAGAATACAGCTCAGGCAATTTCTGACAATGCACCACTGTTAGAGAAAATTGCTGTGGAGCGTATTCGTGAAGAATTCGTTAAATTAATGCTCAGTGAGTCTTGGCAAAATGGTTTTTCGGATTTTCTGGAGCTTGGATTGAGCGAGTATTGTCCTGATTTCAAAGGTAAAAAGATGGAATTAGAAGAGTTGCTTGATGTTCATGATCAAACATTTAGTGACGAAGATGCTGCTTGGAGTGCAATCGGTTATGTTTTAAGTTTGAACCATCAAGAGTTCAACAGATTATTGCGTGATTGGAAAGTTTCCAATAAAACTCGTGAGGCTAGTCTCAATACTTTGAATTTATTGCATCTGTTTGAAAATCAAGATTATGATTTGTGGAATATATATAAATTGGGCATTGATAATTTGCCAAGAACCGTTCAGTTATGCCAAATGTTTTTGATTGAATTTGATTATACAGACTTGCAAAAACAAGTAGATAATATCTCGATAAAAAACAGTCATGATTTAGCACTTACTGGCAAGGATATCTGTGAAATCTTGGGTGTCAAACCGGGTCCAATTATCGGTAAGTCAATGTCCCAAATTGAGCGTGCTGTCGTGGAAGGAAACGTTTCCAATAATTTCGATGATTTAAGGCATTATTTGTTAAGTAATCAATAA
- a CDS encoding thymidylate synthase, with the protein MHNEQQYLDLLKYVLEHGHKKSDRTGTGTISTFGYQMRFDLQESFPLLTTKKIPFGLIKSELLWFLHGDTNIKYLLEHNNHIWDEWAFKNYIESTDYQGPDMTDFGRRSLIDDEFAQAYKVEKNKFDDSILNDPEFAEKFGNLGDVYGAQWRHWQKRDGGVIDQIKNVIEQIKKTPDSRRLIVSAWNPEDVPTMALPPCHTLFQFYVNDGKLSCQLYQRSGDLFLGVPFNIASYALLTHLIARETGLEVGEFVHTLGDAHIYSNHIEQVKTQLNRTPVTGPQLEIDSDKSIFDIDAKDIRVTDYNPQPAIKAPVAV; encoded by the coding sequence ATGCATAACGAACAACAATATTTAGATTTATTGAAATATGTTTTGGAACACGGTCACAAAAAGAGTGATCGGACCGGAACTGGTACTATTAGTACTTTTGGTTATCAAATGCGCTTTGACTTGCAAGAGTCATTCCCACTGTTGACGACTAAGAAGATTCCTTTTGGTCTAATTAAGAGTGAGTTGTTATGGTTTTTGCATGGCGATACTAATATCAAATATTTGTTGGAACACAACAATCATATTTGGGATGAGTGGGCTTTTAAAAATTACATCGAAAGTACCGACTATCAAGGCCCTGATATGACTGACTTTGGTCGTCGTAGTTTGATTGATGATGAATTTGCCCAAGCATATAAAGTTGAGAAAAATAAGTTTGATGACAGTATTTTAAATGATCCTGAATTTGCTGAAAAATTCGGTAATTTAGGGGATGTTTACGGTGCACAGTGGCGTCATTGGCAAAAACGTGATGGCGGCGTGATTGATCAGATCAAGAATGTTATCGAACAGATCAAAAAAACACCTGATTCAAGACGTCTAATCGTCAGTGCTTGGAATCCAGAAGATGTGCCAACCATGGCTTTGCCACCATGTCACACGTTGTTTCAATTCTATGTTAACGATGGCAAATTATCTTGTCAGTTGTATCAAAGAAGTGGCGACTTGTTCTTAGGTGTTCCATTTAACATTGCTAGTTATGCCTTGCTGACACATTTGATTGCACGTGAGACTGGCCTTGAAGTGGGTGAATTCGTTCATACATTGGGCGATGCTCATATTTACTCCAACCATATTGAGCAAGTTAAGACACAGTTGAATCGGACACCTGTAACTGGTCCCCAACTTGAGATCGACAGTGACAAGAGCATTTTTGACATTGATGCTAAAGATATTCGTGTAACTGACTACAATCCGCAACCTGCTATCAAAGCACCCGTTGCCGTTTAG
- a CDS encoding metallophosphoesterase family protein, producing the protein MSKYKIVQITDTHLTPIGADVANNQQIDPCEKLDNIFIDIVKMPENPDLIAITGDLIHEGTAEDYDKLAKLLDYYRGLLNIPIQVILGNHDRTTEFFEGYLKEIPREKYYYLLETPDINIYFLDSKFHNYEQGYLGQEQLDWLENHLDKDSKDSMIFLHHPIDGPAIHHMRYSILQESDQLMQTIKDSPVKAVFSGHVHFETSFVKDGIMMHSTDSSAYHIDCDDEHKHLIYDATYYDIITIDDDGEIGTETRCLYEGHDVINYVDVDDTDFVDESIFD; encoded by the coding sequence ATGAGTAAATATAAGATAGTTCAAATTACAGATACCCATTTGACTCCAATTGGAGCAGATGTTGCTAACAATCAACAGATTGATCCGTGTGAAAAACTAGATAATATTTTTATTGATATCGTTAAGATGCCGGAAAATCCCGATTTAATTGCCATTACAGGTGATTTGATCCATGAGGGTACAGCGGAGGATTACGATAAGTTAGCTAAGTTACTTGATTATTATCGAGGTTTGTTAAATATTCCAATTCAAGTTATTTTGGGGAATCACGATCGAACGACAGAGTTTTTTGAAGGTTATTTAAAAGAGATACCACGCGAAAAATACTATTATTTGCTAGAGACACCAGATATTAATATTTATTTTCTTGATAGTAAATTTCATAATTATGAGCAAGGTTATCTTGGGCAAGAGCAGTTGGATTGGTTAGAAAATCATCTGGATAAGGATTCAAAGGATTCAATGATTTTTTTACATCATCCAATTGACGGACCAGCAATTCATCATATGCGTTACAGTATTTTGCAAGAAAGCGACCAGTTAATGCAGACAATCAAGGACAGCCCAGTAAAGGCAGTCTTTTCAGGTCACGTTCATTTTGAGACGTCATTTGTCAAAGATGGAATCATGATGCATTCGACTGATTCGAGTGCTTACCATATTGATTGCGATGATGAACATAAACATTTGATTTACGATGCAACATATTATGACATCATTACGATTGACGATGATGGTGAAATTGGTACTGAGACTAGATGTCTCTACGAGGGTCACGATGTTATCAATTATGTGGATGTTGACGATACAGACTTTGTCGATGAAAGTATTTTTGATTAA
- a CDS encoding dihydrofolate reductase translates to MISFVWAEDKNHIIGSNGHLPWKLPNDMKRFKDVTTGHPIVMGRKTFESFPNGPLPNRLNIVISRNPDYQVPDSVVLLTDKNQLSQYVKAYEEVMVIGGEGIFKLFADDVDRLYLTKIDYEFTGDTKMVELDYNKFKLTEKKEGVMDDKNIYPYTFETYDRI, encoded by the coding sequence ATGATAAGTTTTGTTTGGGCTGAAGATAAAAATCACATTATCGGTAGCAATGGGCATTTGCCTTGGAAACTACCCAATGATATGAAGCGTTTTAAAGACGTTACCACAGGACATCCCATCGTAATGGGACGGAAGACTTTTGAAAGTTTCCCCAATGGTCCGTTGCCAAATCGTTTAAACATCGTTATTTCACGCAATCCTGACTATCAAGTACCTGATTCGGTTGTTTTGTTGACGGATAAGAACCAATTATCGCAGTATGTCAAGGCATATGAAGAAGTAATGGTCATCGGTGGCGAAGGTATTTTTAAGTTGTTTGCGGACGATGTAGACCGATTGTATCTAACCAAGATTGATTATGAGTTTACAGGCGATACCAAAATGGTGGAACTTGATTACAATAAGTTTAAATTAACCGAAAAAAAAGAAGGCGTTATGGACGATAAGAATATTTATCCATATACCTTCGAGACTTATGACAGAATTTAA